From Streptomyces sp. NBC_00775, one genomic window encodes:
- a CDS encoding polyprenyl synthetase family protein, which translates to MLDQRATDPRTPGTATRGETVPTVPPAETAADAVDVTALLERGRTLATPVLKAAVDRLAAPMDTVAAYHFGWIDAKGNPADGDGGKAVRPALAVLSAQAAGAAPAVGVPGAVAVELVHNFSLLHDDLMDGDEQRRHRDTVWKVHGPAQAILVGDALFALANEILLELGTVEAGRATRRLTTATRALIDGQAQDISYEHRDRVTVEECLEMEGNKTGALLACACSIGAVLGGADDFTADTLEKYGYHLGLAFQAVDDLLGIWGDPEATGKQTWSDLRQRKKSLPVVAALAAGGPASERLGELLAKDAKASDFENFSEEEFAVRAALIEEAGGREWTAQEARRQHTIAIEALDAVQMPDQVRAQFVALADFVVVRKR; encoded by the coding sequence ATGCTCGATCAGCGCGCGACCGACCCCCGCACCCCCGGTACCGCAACAAGAGGAGAGACTGTGCCCACTGTGCCCCCGGCCGAAACGGCTGCCGACGCGGTGGACGTGACCGCGCTCCTGGAGCGCGGCCGGACCCTGGCCACACCGGTGCTGAAGGCGGCCGTCGACCGGCTGGCAGCGCCCATGGACACCGTTGCCGCCTACCACTTCGGCTGGATCGACGCCAAGGGCAACCCCGCGGACGGCGACGGCGGCAAGGCTGTACGCCCCGCGCTCGCCGTCCTGTCCGCGCAGGCCGCCGGCGCCGCCCCCGCGGTGGGCGTGCCGGGTGCGGTCGCCGTTGAACTGGTGCACAACTTCTCGCTGCTGCACGACGACCTGATGGACGGCGACGAGCAGCGCCGCCACCGCGACACCGTCTGGAAGGTGCACGGCCCCGCGCAGGCCATCCTCGTCGGCGACGCCCTGTTCGCGCTGGCCAACGAGATCCTCCTGGAGCTCGGCACCGTGGAGGCGGGTCGCGCCACGCGCCGCCTCACCACAGCGACCCGTGCCCTGATCGACGGTCAGGCACAGGACATCTCCTACGAGCATCGCGACCGCGTCACCGTCGAGGAGTGCCTGGAGATGGAGGGCAACAAGACGGGCGCCCTGCTCGCCTGCGCCTGCTCCATCGGCGCGGTGCTCGGCGGTGCCGACGACTTCACGGCGGACACGCTGGAGAAGTACGGCTACCACCTGGGCCTGGCCTTCCAGGCCGTCGACGACCTCCTCGGCATCTGGGGCGACCCGGAGGCCACCGGAAAGCAGACCTGGAGCGATCTGCGCCAGCGCAAGAAGTCCCTGCCGGTCGTGGCCGCGCTCGCCGCGGGCGGGCCCGCCTCCGAGCGCCTCGGTGAACTGCTCGCCAAGGACGCCAAGGCCAGCGACTTCGAGAACTTCTCCGAGGAGGAGTTCGCCGTGCGCGCCGCGCTCATCGAGGAGGCGGGCGGCCGCGAGTGGACCGCCCAGGAGGCGCGCCGCCAGCACACCATCGCCATCGAGGCGCTGGACGCCGTCCAGATGCCCGACCAGGTGCGGGCCCAGTTCGTGGCGCTCGCCGACTTCGTCGTCGTACGGAAGAGATGA
- the hpnE gene encoding hydroxysqualene dehydroxylase HpnE — protein MSEVTQPAGASGRPDGAAAVVVGGGLAGITAALALADAGVRVTLLEGRPRLGGLAFSFQRGELTVDNGQHVYLRCCTAYRWFLDRVDGALLAPLQDRLDVPVLDAEGTPGRRLGRIGRTALPVPLHLARSLATYQHLSLAERAKVGRAALALKGLDLSDLALDAQNFGDWLAAHGQSERAVEALWDLVGVATLNAVAGDSSLALAAMVFKTGLLSDPGAADIGWARVPLGELHDTLARKALDSAGVRTEVRTRVTSISPNENGRWSVQVPGETLEADTVVLAVPQREAHDLLPEGALDAPERLLEIGTAPILNIHVVYDRKVLARPFFAALGSPVQWVFDRTEASGLREGQYLALSQSAAQDEIDEPVAVLRERYLPELERLLPAARGAGVKDFFVTRERTATFAPTPGVGRLRPGARTKAPGLYLAGSWTATGWPATMESAVRSGISAAGAALGALGRPRDHLFDVFEEAA, from the coding sequence ATGAGCGAGGTCACGCAGCCCGCGGGGGCTTCGGGCCGCCCGGACGGGGCGGCTGCCGTGGTGGTCGGTGGAGGGCTCGCCGGGATCACCGCGGCGCTCGCGCTCGCCGACGCCGGGGTGCGGGTCACCCTGCTCGAAGGGCGGCCGCGGCTCGGCGGTCTCGCGTTCTCCTTCCAGCGCGGCGAGCTGACGGTCGACAACGGCCAGCATGTCTATCTGCGCTGCTGCACCGCCTACCGCTGGTTCCTCGACCGCGTCGACGGAGCCTTGCTGGCGCCCCTGCAGGATCGTCTCGACGTGCCCGTTCTCGACGCCGAGGGCACACCGGGACGACGGCTCGGCAGAATCGGCCGCACGGCACTGCCCGTACCGCTGCATCTCGCGCGCAGCCTCGCCACGTACCAGCATCTGTCGCTCGCCGAGCGCGCCAAGGTCGGCCGTGCCGCGCTGGCGCTCAAGGGCCTGGATCTCTCCGATCTGGCGCTCGATGCGCAGAACTTCGGCGACTGGCTCGCCGCGCACGGTCAGTCGGAGCGTGCCGTCGAAGCACTGTGGGACCTCGTGGGGGTCGCCACCCTCAACGCGGTGGCCGGCGACTCGTCGCTGGCGCTCGCCGCGATGGTGTTCAAGACCGGTCTGCTGTCCGACCCGGGCGCGGCCGACATCGGCTGGGCGCGCGTCCCGCTGGGCGAACTGCACGACACCCTGGCCCGCAAGGCGCTCGACTCCGCGGGCGTCCGTACCGAAGTCCGTACACGCGTCACCTCCATCTCCCCCAACGAAAACGGGCGTTGGAGCGTTCAGGTTCCCGGCGAGACACTCGAAGCCGACACGGTCGTGCTCGCCGTACCCCAGCGCGAGGCCCACGATCTGCTGCCCGAGGGGGCGCTCGACGCCCCTGAGCGGCTCCTGGAGATCGGCACCGCGCCGATCCTCAACATCCATGTCGTCTACGACCGCAAGGTGCTCGCCCGGCCGTTCTTCGCGGCGCTGGGCTCCCCGGTGCAGTGGGTGTTCGACCGGACCGAGGCGTCCGGTCTGCGCGAGGGCCAGTACCTCGCGCTGTCGCAGTCGGCCGCGCAGGACGAGATCGACGAGCCCGTCGCCGTACTGCGCGAGCGCTATCTGCCGGAGCTGGAACGGCTGCTGCCCGCCGCGCGCGGCGCCGGAGTGAAGGACTTCTTCGTGACCCGGGAGCGCACGGCGACGTTCGCCCCCACCCCGGGCGTCGGGCGGCTGCGGCCCGGCGCCCGCACCAAGGCACCCGGCCTGTACCTGGCCGGATCGTGGACCGCCACCGGGTGGCCCGCGACCATGGAGAGTGCGGTCCGCAGTGGCATCAGTGCGGCGGGAGCCGCGCTGGGCGCCCTGGGCCGGCCTCGCGATCACCTCTTCGACGTCTTTGAGGAGGCGGCCTGA
- a CDS encoding DUF6380 family protein yields the protein MDNPVQGDSTGEKRHATLRGRVASLTATACRAPFKHRGTAAGEGAR from the coding sequence ATGGACAATCCGGTCCAAGGTGATTCAACCGGCGAAAAGCGGCACGCAACCCTCCGGGGCCGGGTGGCGTCCCTGACTGCAACGGCCTGCCGTGCACCGTTCAAGCACCGCGGCACGGCCGCAGGGGAGGGTGCACGATGA